The Peromyscus maniculatus bairdii isolate BWxNUB_F1_BW_parent chromosome 6, HU_Pman_BW_mat_3.1, whole genome shotgun sequence genome has a segment encoding these proteins:
- the Tm4sf1 gene encoding transmembrane 4 L6 family member 1 — MCFGKCARYIGYSLVLLAVLCIVANILLYFPNGETKYAYEDHLSRFVWYFTGIVGGGILILLPAFVFIGLEEDDYCGCCSCENYGKRCTMLSSVLAAFIGIAGSGYCIIVAALGLAEGPKCSDSHGVWNYTFADTEGGYLMQPDTWSKCHEPENIVEWNVTLFSILLALGGIEFILCLIQVINGVLGGICGYCCSRQQQYDC; from the exons ATGTGCTTTGGCAAGTGTGCAAGATACATCGGATACTCTCTGGTGTTGCTTGCTGTCCTCTGCATCGTAGCTAATATTTTGCTCTACTTTCCTAATGGGGAGACGAAGTATGCTTATGAGGACCACCTCAGTCGCTTTGTGTGGTACTTTACCGGCATTGTAGGCGGAGGCATACTG ATACTCCTGCCAGCGTTTGTGTTCATTGGGCTGGAGGAAGACGACTATTGTGGCTGCTGCAGCTGTGAAAACTACGGCAAGAGATGCACA ATGCTTTCTTCTGTACTGGCTGCTTTCATCGGCATTGCGGGATCTGGCTACTGCATCATTGTGGCGGCGCTGGGCTTGGCCGAAGGACCAAAGTGTAGTGATTCCCACGGTGTGTGGAACTACACCTTTGCCGACACTGAGGGAGG GTACCTTATGCAGCCCGATACATGGTCCAAGTGTCATGAGCCTGAGAACATTGTGGAGTGGAATGTGACCCTCTTTTCTATTCTCTTGGCACTCGGTGGAATTGAATTCATCTTGTGTCTCATCCAAGTCATCAATGGAGTGCTGGGAGGCATATGTGGCTATTGCTGCTCCCGCCAACAG